In a genomic window of Chaetodon trifascialis isolate fChaTrf1 chromosome 8, fChaTrf1.hap1, whole genome shotgun sequence:
- the LOC139335507 gene encoding peptidyl-prolyl cis-trans isomerase FKBP1A-like — MGVEIETISPGDGRTFPKKGQTCVVHYVGSLTDGRKFDSSRDRDKPFRFKIGKQEVIRGWEEGVVQMSVGQRAKLTCSPDYAYGNKGHPGIIPPNATLIFDVELLGLE, encoded by the exons ATGGGAGTCGAAATCGAGACTATATCCCCGGGCGACG GAAGGACTTTCCCCAAAAAAGGACAGACGTGCGTGGTGCATTATGTTG GCTCCCTGACAGACGGACGGAAGTTTGACTCATCTCGGGATAGGGACAAGCCTTTCAGGTTCAAGATTGGCAAGCAGGAAGTGATCCGAGGCTGGGAAGAGGGTGTTGTGCAG ATGAGTGTTGGTCAAAGGGCCAAGCTGACCTGCTCACCTGACTACGCTTATGGAAACAAAGGCCACCCGGGCATCATCCCTCCTAATGCCACCCTCATCTTTGATGTTGAGCTGCTGGGTTTGGAATGA
- the nsfl1c gene encoding NSFL1 cofactor p47, with protein sequence MASQEESVREFVAVTDVDEERARFFLESAGWNLQLALASFFEDGADDDIVTLPQPEGGSSVSRSAGPSTQPRVTSFRDLMHEAEEESDEEEGQRFFAGGSERSGQQIVGPPKKKTSNEVVEDLFKGAREHGAVPLDRSGRGPGEPSKAKAFHGGGYRLGAAPEEESAYVFGEKQASNSQQDVHVVLKLWKTGFSLDNGELRNYNDPGNANFLEAIRRGEIPLELRQRSRGGQVNLDMEDHRDEDFSKPKVAFKAFGGEGQKLGSATPELISAPATSQQDQAANEAQASASVTLDPSQAVTNIQIRLADGGRLVQRFNHTHRVSDLRQFVVAARPAMAAREFVLMTTFPNMELSDESQTLQQANLLNAVIVQRLK encoded by the exons ATGGCGAGCCAAGAGGAGTCTGTGAGGGAGTTCGTCGCTGTTACTGATGTGGACGAGGAGAGGGCCCGGTTTTTCCTGGAGTCCGCCGGCTGGAATTTGCAG CTTGCACTCGCCAGTTTTTTTGAGGATGGAGCTGATGACGACATAGTGACCCTTCCTCAACCTGAAGGAGGGTCCTCAGTGTCCCGGTCTGCAGGACCAAG CACTCAGCCCAGAGTGACCTCCTTCAGAGATCTGATGcatgaggcagaggaggagagtgatgaggaggaaggcCAAAG GTTTTTTGCAGGAGGATCAGAGCGCAGTGGGCAGCAGATCGTTGGGCCTCCCAAGAAGAAGACTTCCAATGAAGTGGTGGAGGATTTGTTCAAGGGGGCCAGGGAACATGGAGCTGTACCTCTGGACCGAAGTGGGAGGGGGCCAGGAGAGCCCAGCAAAGCCAAG GCGTTCCATGGTGGAGGCTACAGGCTAGGCGCAGCTCCTGAGGAGGAGTCAGCTTATGTGTTTGGAGAGAAGCAAGCCTCCAACAGCCAGCAGGAC gtaCATGTAGTGCTGAAGCTGTGGAAGACAGGTTTCAGTCTGGATAATGGCGAACTCAGAAACTACAACGATCCTGGCAATGCCAACTTCCTTGAGGCAATCAGGAGAGG GGAGATTCCTCTGGAGTTGAGGCAGCGGTCTCGAGGGGGTCAGGTCAACCTAGACATGGAGGACCACAGGGATGAGGACTTCTCCAAACCCAAGGTTGCCTTCAAGGCCTTTGGAGGTGAAGGACAGAAGTTGGGAAG tGCCACCCCAGAGTTGATTTCGGCTCCAGCCACCTCCCAGCAGGACCAGGCTGCCAATGAGGCCCAAGCCAGCGCCTCTGTGACCCTCGACCCTTCTCAGGCCGTCACTAACATTCAGATCCGACTGGCCGATGGCGGCAGGCTGGTCCAAAGGTTCAACCATACCCACAG GGTGTCTGACCTGCGGCAGTTTGTGGTGGCGGCCCGGCCCGCCATGGCTGCCAGAGAGTTCGTTCTCATGACCACCTTCCCCAACATGGAGCTGTCGGACGAGAGCCAGACGCTCCAGCAGGCCAACCTCCTCAACGCCGTCATCGTCCAGCGGCTAAAGTGA